A region from the Pontixanthobacter aestiaquae genome encodes:
- a CDS encoding glycosyltransferase family 8 protein, with product MPTPHKISELVTVTSRDYLPGTQVMLHSFLRNNAWFDGQITILHDDLLSGDIAALAASFPSAIFTGPSAALTAAIGTLAADYPELKNRLRRFLSLEAFHPDRGGSALFCDSDLLFRSDISAMFDSDMPLIACGDRAQLVGTGRDPASMAEGDSTSAAAKFTSFNAGLMVIDGSLRTQAIWDQLLGQLNPQVWKSITSDHTDQAVFNRQFGDQVTMADPSYNYLVGHAGKLRSAIDSPMGNAKVLHFNGPSKPWNFGAHLAATAYDASFVKAVQQWFDAYAEYLSAYHFTLS from the coding sequence ATGCCAACCCCTCACAAAATTTCAGAGTTGGTGACGGTCACATCGCGCGATTATCTTCCCGGCACGCAGGTCATGCTGCATTCTTTCCTGCGCAACAATGCGTGGTTCGATGGTCAGATCACGATCTTGCATGACGACCTTTTGTCGGGCGATATCGCAGCGCTCGCTGCCAGCTTCCCATCAGCGATTTTTACCGGTCCTTCTGCGGCGCTAACGGCAGCGATCGGCACCTTGGCAGCAGACTATCCCGAACTTAAGAACCGCCTGCGGCGCTTCCTCTCGCTTGAGGCGTTTCACCCTGACCGCGGCGGCAGCGCGCTCTTTTGTGACAGCGATCTGCTGTTCCGCAGCGATATATCGGCTATGTTTGACAGTGACATGCCGCTTATCGCCTGCGGAGATCGCGCGCAGTTAGTGGGCACGGGCCGCGATCCGGCATCGATGGCGGAAGGGGACTCGACCAGCGCAGCAGCGAAATTTACCAGTTTCAATGCAGGGCTGATGGTGATTGATGGATCACTCAGAACGCAGGCCATTTGGGACCAATTGCTCGGGCAGCTCAATCCGCAGGTTTGGAAATCAATCACATCGGACCACACCGATCAGGCTGTCTTCAATCGTCAGTTCGGCGATCAGGTTACGATGGCCGACCCGTCTTACAACTATCTCGTAGGTCACGCGGGGAAACTACGTTCAGCCATCGATAGCCCGATGGGCAACGCAAAAGTGCTGCATTTCAATGGGCCTTCTAAACCGTGGAATTTCGGCGCGCATCTCGCCGCGACGGCGTATGATGCCAGTTTTGTGAAAGCGGTCCAGCAGTGGTTCGATGCCTACGCCGAATATCTATCAGCCTACCATTTCACGTTGAGTTAG
- a CDS encoding nucleotidyltransferase domain-containing protein, with protein MNIEQKLLALLIAESPDASPFLPEIMSSTEDFDWERFEALVDRHRVGALVHAGFQQFPAITPPVALLKSLTRKTNENAEYYMRAVRLTGELADAFAARGIACACLKGIGVANQYYSAPSQREMIDVDLIVTPERYADAEEIVSAHGFELFYPDFDLNERSREAFMALHNAFTYIRKSDGMQLDLHWRMIPNPAMQPAIDQSWTQAIPRTKIGAKNIPMLSPSMHFVYICTHGAKSGWVRLKWLADVDRAVRGLSHDEAAAAAKIFVADDLQRIGAVSLALSQRILGTAIPTAFAGLLKQDVRRLIDLELGMMFADMPSRPHRLQDWAHYRDRFHHSVLLKSGGGYRRHALLRELARPRDLATVPVKSGELWSLGALSPMLGIGRALKRLLGSKS; from the coding sequence ATGAATATCGAGCAGAAGCTGCTGGCGCTGCTGATTGCGGAATCGCCCGACGCTTCGCCGTTTCTGCCTGAAATAATGAGTTCGACGGAAGACTTCGACTGGGAACGGTTTGAAGCACTCGTCGATCGGCACCGTGTCGGCGCTTTGGTGCACGCCGGATTTCAACAGTTTCCCGCAATCACCCCGCCGGTTGCACTGCTGAAGAGCTTGACCCGGAAAACCAATGAGAACGCCGAATATTATATGCGAGCCGTGAGGCTAACGGGCGAATTGGCGGACGCGTTCGCCGCGCGAGGCATTGCCTGCGCGTGTTTAAAAGGCATCGGAGTAGCAAACCAATATTACTCGGCGCCTTCGCAGCGCGAAATGATCGATGTCGATTTGATTGTTACGCCCGAGCGGTATGCCGATGCCGAGGAAATCGTCAGTGCGCATGGTTTCGAGCTGTTCTACCCTGATTTCGATCTAAACGAGCGGAGCCGCGAGGCATTTATGGCGTTGCACAATGCCTTTACTTACATTCGCAAGAGCGATGGAATGCAGCTTGATCTTCACTGGCGGATGATACCGAACCCGGCGATGCAGCCAGCGATCGATCAGTCTTGGACCCAAGCAATCCCACGGACGAAAATCGGCGCAAAAAACATCCCGATGCTCAGTCCCAGTATGCATTTCGTCTATATCTGCACACATGGCGCAAAATCGGGCTGGGTGCGGTTGAAATGGCTAGCCGATGTTGATCGGGCAGTGCGGGGCCTGTCGCACGACGAGGCTGCTGCGGCAGCCAAGATATTTGTGGCCGACGATCTCCAGCGGATTGGAGCGGTTAGTCTGGCGTTATCGCAGCGTATCCTAGGTACAGCTATCCCGACTGCGTTTGCGGGCTTGTTGAAGCAGGATGTCAGACGCCTCATTGATCTCGAACTCGGAATGATGTTCGCAGATATGCCGTCGCGGCCGCATAGATTGCAAGATTGGGCACATTATCGCGACCGGTTCCATCATTCGGTTTTGCTCAAAAGTGGCGGTGGCTATCGCCGCCATGCTTTGCTGCGCGAACTCGCCCGCCCGCGCGATCTTGCGACAGTTCCGGTTAAATCCGGCGAACTGTGGTCGCTCGGGGCCTTGTCTCCCATGCTTGGTATCGGCCGTGCTCTGAAGCGCTTGCTTGGATCGAAGAGCTAG
- a CDS encoding sulfotransferase — MSRELIEQRRAAIKKHLFLLCPNNSGSTYLSRALAKSQSVWSLKREGQHILGFAGPSSIETPWPLIWGGETRTLAYFRDSPDYDWERTKKAWYFHADAVHNNAPVFHTKSPPFLLIADQLATNFENASFLFMVRNPYAVLEGILRRRKPVDGEARALEMPKIAAQHLVTCFRYQRENIERYADRSFSFSYEELCEDPAAIATGISTLVPELDDLDLSQKLAVKGTYDEPLRNMNDDQIARLTDAQIAMANEVFRPNADLLSHFDYPLIET, encoded by the coding sequence ATGAGCCGCGAACTGATCGAGCAACGCCGCGCCGCCATCAAGAAGCACTTGTTTCTGCTTTGCCCCAACAATAGCGGTTCAACCTATTTATCGCGTGCGTTGGCCAAATCGCAATCGGTCTGGAGCCTCAAGCGCGAAGGCCAACACATACTTGGATTTGCAGGACCGTCCAGTATCGAAACTCCTTGGCCGCTAATTTGGGGAGGAGAAACACGCACACTGGCTTATTTCCGCGATTCCCCAGATTATGATTGGGAACGGACGAAGAAAGCTTGGTATTTTCATGCTGATGCAGTGCACAATAACGCACCGGTTTTTCATACCAAGTCACCGCCATTCCTGCTGATCGCCGACCAGTTGGCTACCAATTTCGAGAATGCATCGTTCTTGTTTATGGTCCGCAATCCTTATGCGGTGCTGGAAGGAATACTGCGACGGCGAAAGCCGGTTGACGGCGAAGCGCGGGCGCTAGAAATGCCCAAAATCGCCGCGCAGCATCTGGTGACATGTTTCAGATATCAGCGTGAAAATATCGAACGCTATGCCGACCGATCCTTTAGCTTTTCCTACGAAGAATTATGCGAGGACCCTGCCGCAATCGCTACTGGCATCAGCACACTTGTTCCGGAATTGGATGACCTTGACTTATCGCAAAAACTTGCAGTGAAAGGCACGTATGATGAGCCCTTGCGCAATATGAACGACGATCAGATCGCGCGGCTCACAGATGCGCAAATCGCAATGGCGAACGAAGTTTTTCGCCCCAATGCGGACCTGCTGTCGCATTTTGACTATCCGTTGATCGAAACATAG
- a CDS encoding aspartyl/asparaginyl beta-hydroxylase domain-containing protein produces the protein MTTWGEEDARKENDFEVFDHTQHVVFRFIRGNRDPEDSYANPAWDIWEPVLMPVMQAAILPYAFRKPRFPKAMLAKLSAGHAIDPHYDGAGSNQRVHKIHVPLVTNPDAIFLVDGESFHLEAGNAYEVNNIVSHGAANSGSEDRIHFIFEVFESDYESAIRESATADV, from the coding sequence GTGACAACATGGGGCGAGGAAGATGCGCGCAAAGAGAATGATTTTGAAGTATTTGACCACACCCAACATGTGGTTTTTCGTTTCATTCGGGGCAATCGTGATCCGGAAGACAGCTATGCCAATCCCGCGTGGGATATCTGGGAGCCGGTCTTGATGCCCGTTATGCAGGCGGCGATTTTACCCTACGCGTTTCGCAAGCCGAGATTCCCCAAAGCCATGCTGGCGAAACTGTCTGCTGGACACGCTATCGACCCGCATTATGACGGGGCAGGTTCTAACCAGCGGGTCCATAAGATCCATGTCCCCTTAGTGACAAATCCGGATGCGATCTTTCTGGTCGATGGTGAGAGCTTCCACTTGGAAGCGGGCAATGCGTATGAAGTGAACAACATAGTGTCCCATGGAGCGGCAAATAGCGGATCAGAAGACCGCATACATTTTATTTTCGAGGTGTTCGAAAGCGACTACGAAAGCGCGATCCGGGAAAGCGCGACCGCCGATGTATAG
- a CDS encoding sulfotransferase domain-containing protein: MTSAQFDNDRKLIWLASYPKSGNTWLRSLLTAYLLPHDEFDLNAMLGEQDPFDRQQLDDHAGISSADFLPHELIPYQAQLHRDMAQESENWRLIKTHSAYVKADNREPLFPADASAGVIVIVRNPLDIVPSYAHHEGKDNAWVIAHLGNEHAGTDSWRHRSTTMLPQTMSSWSINVESWLSQSEVPILLLRYEDMHRDTEASLTKALRFCAIEIEPGLVTKAVSRCSIDRLRIDEAKKGFNERPSTQRSFFRSGKIGDGAKNLSKDQISMILNDHGRVMEMVGYPANSSIL; this comes from the coding sequence ATGACCTCAGCGCAATTCGATAATGATCGGAAATTGATCTGGCTGGCGTCTTACCCGAAATCGGGCAATACTTGGCTACGCAGCTTATTGACCGCTTATCTGCTCCCCCACGATGAGTTCGATTTAAATGCCATGCTGGGCGAGCAGGATCCCTTCGACCGCCAGCAACTGGATGACCACGCTGGCATCAGCTCGGCAGATTTTCTGCCGCATGAATTGATCCCTTACCAGGCTCAGTTGCATCGCGACATGGCTCAGGAAAGCGAGAATTGGCGCCTGATCAAAACCCATAGTGCTTACGTCAAAGCAGATAACCGCGAACCGCTGTTTCCGGCCGATGCCAGTGCAGGTGTAATTGTGATCGTCCGCAACCCGCTCGACATCGTACCATCCTATGCGCATCACGAAGGCAAGGACAATGCCTGGGTCATCGCGCATTTGGGTAACGAACACGCTGGGACGGACAGTTGGCGGCACCGGAGTACGACAATGTTACCGCAAACAATGTCGAGTTGGTCGATCAATGTCGAAAGCTGGCTGAGCCAGTCCGAAGTCCCGATTCTGTTGCTGCGTTACGAAGATATGCATCGTGATACAGAAGCGAGTTTGACCAAGGCGCTGCGCTTTTGTGCAATTGAAATCGAGCCGGGCTTGGTAACCAAAGCCGTTAGCCGGTGCAGCATCGACCGGTTAAGGATAGATGAGGCGAAGAAAGGGTTTAACGAGCGACCATCGACACAGCGGTCGTTCTTCCGCTCCGGCAAAATTGGCGATGGTGCCAAAAACCTCTCGAAAGATCAGATCAGCATGATATTGAACGATCATGGCCGGGTAATGGAAATGGTCGGATATCCGGCCAATTCATCCATTTTGTAG
- a CDS encoding asparagine synthase-related protein, with product MNLASDENYIEAGRELLKQAVSDRLRDIKRPAVHLSGGLDSSAVAALVTNRQRGANLPDPPSYAWYLGDPDNPSDDETRWAEAARSALDLTMHAPATSAENITALLRSDWSQGPDASNLLGEDAILGHARGQGVDGILSGWGGDEGLSFNGRGHRAQLLTSLHWRQLAAVCDGSFPMALARGVKQGFTELRQSNSGPQTKQKLAKSYLRRDIVKDVELITPPPISLRNTRQAMTSLLATGAQTARLEDWAIAGRRYGITYSYPLLDRRVMEFALSLPGHLFYRPEARRWIMRKVLDPKLPDLIRWNSSKLERARVAQLGILMAEAFRQCADLLEDCSDFAGTDQFVDVSRLIADLRGPEDTLLDNFSYKRRALQFLRF from the coding sequence TTGAATCTGGCAAGCGATGAAAATTACATCGAAGCGGGCAGAGAGTTACTGAAACAAGCGGTGTCCGACCGATTGCGTGACATCAAGCGGCCGGCGGTGCACCTCAGCGGCGGTTTGGATTCATCGGCAGTGGCAGCGCTCGTTACGAACCGGCAGCGTGGCGCCAATCTCCCCGATCCGCCCTCTTATGCATGGTATTTGGGTGATCCGGACAATCCATCTGATGACGAAACACGCTGGGCCGAAGCCGCACGTTCAGCGCTCGATCTGACTATGCATGCGCCGGCAACGTCTGCTGAAAATATCACTGCATTGTTGCGATCGGACTGGTCGCAAGGGCCGGATGCTTCCAATCTTCTCGGCGAAGATGCAATACTTGGCCATGCCCGGGGTCAGGGCGTAGATGGCATCCTGTCTGGCTGGGGCGGAGACGAAGGGCTTTCCTTCAATGGCCGTGGCCACCGCGCGCAGTTGCTTACCAGCCTCCATTGGCGCCAGCTCGCGGCAGTATGCGACGGGTCATTCCCGATGGCATTGGCAAGGGGCGTAAAGCAAGGCTTTACGGAACTTAGGCAATCAAACAGCGGCCCACAAACAAAACAAAAGTTAGCCAAAAGCTATCTGAGGCGCGACATTGTAAAGGATGTGGAGCTCATCACGCCCCCTCCGATATCGTTGCGCAACACTAGGCAAGCGATGACGAGCTTACTCGCAACCGGCGCACAAACTGCAAGATTGGAAGATTGGGCGATTGCGGGCCGCCGCTACGGTATAACCTATTCCTATCCGCTGTTGGACCGGCGGGTCATGGAATTTGCGTTGTCCCTGCCAGGACACTTGTTTTACCGGCCCGAGGCGCGCCGGTGGATCATGCGCAAAGTGCTGGATCCCAAACTGCCCGATTTAATCCGCTGGAACAGCAGCAAATTGGAACGCGCGCGTGTCGCGCAGCTTGGAATCCTGATGGCAGAAGCCTTTCGGCAATGCGCCGATCTGCTTGAGGATTGCAGCGATTTTGCCGGTACAGATCAGTTTGTTGATGTGAGCCGGCTCATCGCTGATTTGCGCGGTCCGGAGGACACCCTATTGGACAATTTCTCGTACAAACGCCGCGCGCTGCAATTTCTGAGATTTTGA
- a CDS encoding ABC transporter ATP-binding protein: MPLTPSGKTRFAMGAFRSYFADVRRDAGRDLPLAALLVGAGALLEGIGIVAILPFAALITGNADTQTARSILEFMGSLGISTEVGRALVLSCGFLLLLALRGLVVWKRDTKLFYMGLGYVDRWRSKLFRAIADAQWSVVSNLRRTDIEHSITNDVMRLSSGTDRMLKGGAAIALALVQLAIIALLAPTLLLMVLSLVLVAAAVTGPLLRKANRLGQRLTNSGRQIHSVLGDFLISQKLARLNNAQNQFLDRFDSSVRDVRSHQLDFFKSQTAARICFQFAAGCVVVAALLVGFFVLLTPLSVLAVTLLVLARLVGPVQMVAQTGQAIANTLPAYTSLEATLAELQDAAEPLTELDRTDHKMGPASLVLSDISFAYSESSPPVLTDVDLTIAAGEIVALSGVSGDGKTTLLDIIAGLHHAVDGAITVDGEHLDTPSAFRNWRSQLAYLPQDPFLFDSSLRENLTWSAEAVADEALWTALEIAGADGFVRKMSDGLDSRAGERGQNMSGGQRQRICIARALLRKPRLLILDEATNALDAQLEKDILERLIAMRDQFSIILVTHRRDTQQLADRLVTLSGGKIAST; this comes from the coding sequence TTGCCTTTGACACCATCTGGCAAGACCCGTTTCGCAATGGGGGCCTTCCGATCATATTTTGCCGATGTCAGGCGCGATGCAGGCCGTGATCTTCCGCTTGCTGCACTGCTAGTAGGCGCAGGTGCGCTTCTGGAGGGCATCGGCATCGTTGCCATTCTGCCGTTTGCCGCGCTGATTACCGGAAATGCAGACACGCAGACAGCGCGTTCCATCCTCGAATTTATGGGCAGTCTTGGCATCTCTACCGAAGTCGGCCGTGCGCTGGTACTGTCATGCGGGTTCCTGCTCCTGCTCGCGCTACGCGGTCTCGTCGTGTGGAAGCGCGATACAAAACTGTTCTACATGGGCCTTGGGTATGTTGACCGCTGGCGCAGCAAACTGTTCCGCGCCATTGCCGATGCGCAGTGGAGCGTCGTGAGCAATCTACGCCGCACCGATATCGAACACTCGATTACCAATGATGTGATGCGGCTGTCCTCCGGCACGGACCGGATGCTGAAAGGTGGCGCTGCGATTGCGCTCGCCTTGGTTCAGTTGGCAATTATTGCCTTGCTCGCACCGACATTGTTGCTGATGGTTTTGAGTCTGGTCCTGGTCGCCGCAGCGGTGACGGGCCCATTGCTGCGCAAGGCCAATCGGCTCGGCCAACGTCTAACCAATTCGGGGCGCCAAATACACAGCGTGCTGGGCGATTTTCTGATCAGTCAAAAGCTGGCGCGGCTCAACAATGCCCAAAACCAATTTCTTGACCGTTTCGATAGCTCGGTGCGCGATGTTCGCTCTCATCAGTTGGACTTTTTCAAATCGCAGACTGCAGCGCGCATTTGTTTCCAGTTTGCCGCGGGCTGCGTGGTCGTAGCGGCTCTGCTAGTCGGGTTTTTCGTCTTACTGACACCTTTATCGGTGCTGGCTGTCACGCTTTTGGTTCTCGCGCGACTGGTCGGCCCGGTCCAGATGGTCGCGCAAACAGGGCAAGCGATTGCCAATACGCTGCCGGCCTACACCTCGCTCGAAGCCACATTAGCCGAACTCCAAGACGCTGCAGAGCCTTTAACCGAACTCGATCGGACTGACCATAAAATGGGCCCGGCATCACTGGTGTTGTCAGATATCTCATTCGCATATTCCGAGAGCAGTCCGCCAGTATTGACGGACGTCGATTTGACTATCGCCGCCGGTGAAATTGTCGCCCTGTCTGGTGTATCCGGAGACGGGAAAACTACCTTGCTCGACATTATTGCCGGGCTCCATCACGCAGTGGACGGGGCAATCACGGTGGATGGCGAACACCTCGATACTCCTTCGGCATTCCGCAATTGGCGGTCCCAACTGGCTTATCTCCCGCAAGACCCTTTTTTGTTCGACAGCAGCTTGCGTGAAAACCTGACTTGGTCCGCAGAAGCAGTTGCCGATGAAGCTCTATGGACTGCTCTGGAAATCGCCGGAGCAGACGGGTTCGTTCGGAAAATGTCTGACGGGCTGGATAGCCGCGCGGGAGAACGCGGGCAAAACATGTCCGGCGGCCAGCGTCAACGGATCTGCATCGCCCGCGCGCTGCTGAGAAAACCGCGCTTGCTGATTTTGGACGAAGCAACCAATGCTCTCGATGCGCAACTGGAAAAAGATATATTGGAAAGGCTCATCGCCATGCGCGATCAGTTCTCGATCATTTTGGTCACGCACCGCCGCGACACGCAGCAACTAGCAGACCGCTTGGTGACGCTGTCGGGCGGCAAGATCGCCAGCACATGA
- a CDS encoding PqqD family protein, whose protein sequence is MTQSNATLSMDSVVAHNEDVLFSEVADGMSLMDIESGKYFHFDETGARIWKQMDGAMPVSELCEKLEKQFEVDTETCRTDTLEFLQELANMDLVKTGG, encoded by the coding sequence ATGACTCAGTCTAATGCAACATTATCGATGGACAGCGTAGTCGCGCACAATGAGGATGTGCTTTTTAGCGAAGTAGCCGACGGCATGTCGCTCATGGATATCGAAAGCGGCAAGTATTTCCATTTTGACGAGACCGGCGCACGCATCTGGAAGCAGATGGACGGTGCGATGCCCGTCAGCGAATTGTGCGAGAAGCTAGAAAAACAGTTCGAGGTCGACACCGAAACCTGCCGCACTGATACGCTTGAATTCCTGCAGGAGCTTGCGAATATGGATCTTGTCAAAACCGGCGGATAG
- a CDS encoding phosphoenolpyruvate carboxykinase (ATP) has translation MYSAYGLAIKSDIELPALAHIEPTEPDITIAAATIPADAGGKTKFRNWEAEPERFLSSFFGIGRFLITGGDTIHYDRDAGADDTQIISIILGTALAAAMMQRRILPIHSCSVMTDQGAVLVMGRSGAGKSTMLGGLLALDLPMLADDVTGLDFDNNGQPVAIPGFPAMRLWEDSLTKLGHSTDGLPQVRSDIRKYYVPVENFHTTRARIRAIVHLTVSNETNVRIEPLGDAERVECLSRFIFRKKFIDGMGMRRFAFEQVAKTVNQVPLLRVTRPAVAVEPKRLAQQMLDHIATAEAVSVL, from the coding sequence ATGTATAGTGCTTATGGATTGGCCATAAAGTCAGATATCGAGCTGCCCGCCCTCGCTCATATCGAACCCACTGAGCCTGATATAACAATTGCTGCCGCCACCATCCCGGCCGATGCCGGCGGCAAAACCAAGTTCCGCAACTGGGAGGCCGAGCCCGAGCGATTTCTCAGTAGTTTCTTCGGTATTGGACGGTTCCTGATAACCGGTGGCGACACCATTCATTACGACCGCGATGCAGGTGCTGACGACACGCAAATCATTTCGATTATCTTGGGGACCGCGCTTGCTGCCGCGATGATGCAACGCAGGATTTTGCCAATCCATTCCTGCAGCGTGATGACCGACCAAGGAGCGGTCCTGGTGATGGGGCGTTCTGGCGCTGGGAAGTCGACGATGCTGGGCGGGCTTCTGGCACTTGATCTGCCGATGCTTGCAGATGATGTGACCGGCCTGGACTTTGACAACAATGGGCAGCCAGTTGCTATACCCGGCTTCCCGGCAATGCGCCTGTGGGAGGACTCGCTGACCAAACTCGGACACAGCACGGATGGTCTTCCGCAGGTTCGCAGTGACATTCGCAAATATTATGTACCGGTCGAAAACTTCCATACAACGCGGGCTCGAATCCGGGCGATCGTCCATCTGACGGTCAGTAACGAGACCAATGTCCGGATCGAACCGTTGGGCGACGCCGAGAGGGTCGAATGCCTATCGCGCTTTATCTTCCGTAAGAAATTCATCGACGGTATGGGTATGCGCCGCTTTGCATTCGAACAGGTCGCAAAAACCGTCAATCAGGTGCCGCTTTTGCGGGTCACACGGCCAGCGGTAGCAGTCGAGCCCAAACGGCTCGCGCAGCAAATGCTCGATCATATCGCGACAGCCGAGGCGGTTAGCGTGCTATGA